Below is a window of Cytophaga hutchinsonii ATCC 33406 DNA.
TCTGGGCGACGGCACCTTTATTCATGCTTCAAACCGCAGCGGTGTGATCATTACAAATACCTCAGACAGCTACTGGAAGGAAAAATACCTTTTTGCTACCCGTTTCAAAAATTAGCAAGCAGTATTTTTAAGGCAAATCGCCATGTAATCCTTTATCTAAGCGTAGTTTATGGCTAAAAGCAACTAAAACTGTTGATATTTTACTATATTTACTAGTAGACAAGTAAAACAATTTAACACTACGTCATTGACATTTAACGATTTTAATTTTAACTCCGGTTTATTAGATAGCTTAAGCTCCATGGGCTTTAATAAACCCACACCGATCCAGACAGAAGCAATCCCTGTGATTATGTCGAATAGTGATCTGGTAGCCTGCGCACAAACAGGCACAGGCAAGACTGCTGCATACATGCTTCCTATCTTACATAAAATTATTGAATCAAATACAGATAGTCTGGATACGCTGGTTCTAGTACCAACGCGTGAACTTGCCATACAGATTGATCAGCAGATAGAAGGTTTCTCATACTTCATTAATGTGAGCTCCATTGCTGTTTATGGCGGTGGTGATGGTGCAACGTGGGATCAGCAGCGCAAAGCATTGACCGATGGTGCCAACATTGTTATTGCAACCCCAGGCAGATTGCTGGCTCAGTTGCAATCCGGTACAGCAAACTTAAAACAGATCAAACATCTTGTACTGGATGAAGCCGATCGTATGCTGGACATGGGTTTTTATGATGATATTGTACGTGTAATAAGTTATCTGCCTACCGAGCGCCAAACTATTATGTTCTCTGCAACCATGCCTACAAAGATGCGTGCGTTAGCAAACAAACTCATGAAAGATCCGCAGCAGATCAACATTGCAATTTCTAAACCGGCGGAAGGTATTTTACAGCAAGCATACCTGGTGTACGAAGAGCAAAAAAATAAATTAATCAAACACATTCTTTCAAGCGGTAATTTTAACAGCATCATCATCTTTTCTTCTACAAAGGAACACGTTAAAAAACTCGAACGTGATTTATCCAATATGGGCTTCTCTTTGAAAGGTTTTCATTCGGATCTGGAGCAGGAAGAGCGTGAAGAGATTATGCGCGCATTTAAAAGCCGTCAATTGCAAATGCTGATTGGTACTGACATTCTATCCCGAGGTATTGATATTGATGGCATTGATCTGGTGATTAATGCGGAAGTTCCAGGTGATGCAGAAAATTATATTCACCGTATTGGCCGTACCGCTCGGGCAGCAACAACGGGTACAGCCATAACTTTTATCAGCGATACCGATCAGTATAAATTCTTGCAGATCGAAAACCTGATCGGCAGAGAAATTGAAAAATTAAAAATCCCGATTGAAATAGGAGAAGGACCTGCATACGAACCGGAGAAAAAACCTAAATATAACAACAAAGGTTTTTCAAACAATAAATCTAAAAGCGGAAGTAAAGGTAGTAATCGACCTACACCGAAAGAACATTCAAAACCGGTACACCGCGAACCAAGTGGTATTAAACATACCATTGTAAAAAAACAAAATCCTCCACAGGAATAAGAGAATAAAATTATGAATTATGAAGGATAAAAAATTCATAATTCATAATTCATAATTCATAATTCATAATTCATAATTCATAATTCATAATTCATAATTCATAATTCATAATTCATAATTCATAATTCATAATTCATAATTCATAATTACTTTTTCCCTTCAGGCACCCACCACGTACTGTGCGGCAAAATACTATCCAGTATCACCGGTTCACCAATCATTGGGGTAGCAACGTTTACCTGCTGTTTATGCGCCTCCAGTGTTAACCGTTTGATAGGTTCATCCCAGGGGTGCAGCGCCAACGTATATTTTCCCCAGTGTACCGGCAACAATACTTTCGCCTGCAGATCTTTTGCTGCCTGCACCGTCTGCTCAGGCATCATGTGAATGTATGGCCAGTAAGCATTGTATTGCCCGGATTCTAAAAACGCAATATCAACAGCGCCGTATTTATCCGCAATCTGTTTAAAGTGTGTATCATAGCCGGAGTCTCCGCCAATATAAATTTTATGTGTTGGTGTAATCAACAGATAAGATGCCCACAACGTTTTACCTCTGTCTGTAATACTGCGACCGGAGAAATGGCGCGCCGGCAGGCATACAAGCTTATAACCCGGTTCCAGATCAATTTCCTGCCACCAATCCAGTTCGTGTAATTTAGCCGTATCAATACCCCAGGATTCTAAGTGCGAACCAACACCCAGCGGCATGTAATACGAAAAAACCTTTGATTGCATATCAAGCGTTGTCTGGTAATCCAGGTGATCGTAATGATCGTGTGTCAGGATCAGATAATTGATTGCCGGAAAATCAGCCGGTGTATACACTTCGGTTCCCTTGTATTTTTTATTACCTACAAACTGAACCGGAGAAGTGCTGGTACAAAAAACAGGATCAATTAAAATATTTTTCCCTTCTGTTTGAATTAAATACGTCGAATGTCCGAACCAGGTAATCACCGGCCGATCAGAAGGGACAAGAGATAGATCGCGCTTCACACTTGGAATGCATACCGCAGGTTCACGTGTTGAATCTTTAGAGAATTGCTGTTTGATCATATCCATGTAAGATGCATCCTCGGCCATTACCGGCGTATTGGAAAGATTTTTAAATACACCGTCTTTATAGTTGGCTGATTTTCTGATGCGTTCCAGACGGGCGTCTGCCGGCGGATTTCCGAAAGGTGCTGTTTGCAGAAATATATATAATGCGATTGCCAGTACGGCAATAATGCTGAATGTGATAAACATGCGTTTTTTTATTCGTTTTACGTTCATAGGGGTAAGTCGTACCGGAAGCAAATATATTGTATTGAACAGAAAGAAAATCTTAAATACTTATAAAATGCATTATTGGGTTCAAAATAGTGGATCTGTGTACTGCTTTCAGCCTCAAATAGGTCGAAGTTAAAACCTTGCTTTAAACGAAATGTATTTCATTGCGGTAAAGGGGACAGAAGCAGAAAAGATATTTTTTCCACCACATAAAAACGCATTCCAAATTTCACTAATTTACGCTGCTAACCATTTCAAATATATGGACATTGTTGATAGAAATTTCGAACACTTACACACTACTATATACCCTACTGCCGACCAGGCTTCACAGGCAGTGGCACACGAGCTGGCGTCTATTATCCGCCAGCGGCAGGCAGAAGGCCGTAACTGTGTGTTAGGTCTTGCTACCGGCTCTACGCCTAAGAGTGTATATGCGGAACTGATCCGTTTGCATAGAGAGGAAGGTTTGAGCTTTTACAATGTTATCACCTTTAATTTAGATGAATATTATCCGATCAGCTGGTCTGCCCTTCAAAGCTATGTACGTTTCATGTGGGAATACTTATTTGACCACATTGATATTCCAAAAGAAAATATAAACATACCAAACGGCTCAATTCCTAAAGAAGAAATTGACACATTCTGTAAAAATTACGATGCGAAAATTGATTCGGCAGGTGGTCTTGATGTGCAGCTCTTAGGTATCGGACGCACCGGACATATTGGTTTCAATGAACCGGGATCACGGTTAGACTCTACAACACGTTTAATCACGCTGGATCATGTGACACGTATTGATGCTGCAAGTGATTTTTTTGGCGAAGAACATGTACCCAGAACGGCGATAACCATGGGTATTGGTACCATCTTCAAGGCCAAACGCATCATCTTAATGGCATGGGGCGAAGGAAAAGCACAGATCATAAAAAAGACCGTTGAAGGAAAAATCACCGAATCCATTCCGGCAACATTTTTACAGACACATCCCAACGTAGGTGTGATCCTGGATACAGCATCTTGTGCGGAGCTTACACGCATTAAAACACCTTGGCTGGTAGGTAGCGTATATTGGGATGAACATGCCCGTAAACGCGCCTCTGTATGGCTGAGTTCCGTTGTTGAAAAACCAATCCTGAAACTGACAGACAGGGATTACAATGAACATGGTTTGTCTGAACTGGTGGCACAATACGGACCGGCATATAACATCAACATTGAAGTATTTAACCTGCTTCAAAAAACCATTACCGGCTGGCCTGGCGGTAAGCCCAATACAGACGATACCAACCGTCCGGAGCGTGCATATCCGTTCCCCAAACGCGTGGTTATTTTCAGTCCGCATCCCGATGATGATATTATCTCCATGGGCGGTACATTCATTCGTCTGGTTGATCAGGGCCACGATGTACACGTTGCTTATCAGACATCCGGAAACATTGCGGTGTATGATGAGGATGTGATCCGTTTTGCAGATTTCGCAACCGATTACAATCAGTTTCTG
It encodes the following:
- a CDS encoding DEAD/DEAH box helicase, whose protein sequence is MTFNDFNFNSGLLDSLSSMGFNKPTPIQTEAIPVIMSNSDLVACAQTGTGKTAAYMLPILHKIIESNTDSLDTLVLVPTRELAIQIDQQIEGFSYFINVSSIAVYGGGDGATWDQQRKALTDGANIVIATPGRLLAQLQSGTANLKQIKHLVLDEADRMLDMGFYDDIVRVISYLPTERQTIMFSATMPTKMRALANKLMKDPQQINIAISKPAEGILQQAYLVYEEQKNKLIKHILSSGNFNSIIIFSSTKEHVKKLERDLSNMGFSLKGFHSDLEQEEREEIMRAFKSRQLQMLIGTDILSRGIDIDGIDLVINAEVPGDAENYIHRIGRTARAATTGTAITFISDTDQYKFLQIENLIGREIEKLKIPIEIGEGPAYEPEKKPKYNNKGFSNNKSKSGSKGSNRPTPKEHSKPVHREPSGIKHTIVKKQNPPQE
- a CDS encoding MBL fold metallo-hydrolase; this encodes MNVKRIKKRMFITFSIIAVLAIALYIFLQTAPFGNPPADARLERIRKSANYKDGVFKNLSNTPVMAEDASYMDMIKQQFSKDSTREPAVCIPSVKRDLSLVPSDRPVITWFGHSTYLIQTEGKNILIDPVFCTSTSPVQFVGNKKYKGTEVYTPADFPAINYLILTHDHYDHLDYQTTLDMQSKVFSYYMPLGVGSHLESWGIDTAKLHELDWWQEIDLEPGYKLVCLPARHFSGRSITDRGKTLWASYLLITPTHKIYIGGDSGYDTHFKQIADKYGAVDIAFLESGQYNAYWPYIHMMPEQTVQAAKDLQAKVLLPVHWGKYTLALHPWDEPIKRLTLEAHKQQVNVATPMIGEPVILDSILPHSTWWVPEGKK
- the nagB gene encoding glucosamine-6-phosphate deaminase, producing the protein MDIVDRNFEHLHTTIYPTADQASQAVAHELASIIRQRQAEGRNCVLGLATGSTPKSVYAELIRLHREEGLSFYNVITFNLDEYYPISWSALQSYVRFMWEYLFDHIDIPKENINIPNGSIPKEEIDTFCKNYDAKIDSAGGLDVQLLGIGRTGHIGFNEPGSRLDSTTRLITLDHVTRIDAASDFFGEEHVPRTAITMGIGTIFKAKRIILMAWGEGKAQIIKKTVEGKITESIPATFLQTHPNVGVILDTASCAELTRIKTPWLVGSVYWDEHARKRASVWLSSVVEKPILKLTDRDYNEHGLSELVAQYGPAYNINIEVFNLLQKTITGWPGGKPNTDDTNRPERAYPFPKRVVIFSPHPDDDIISMGGTFIRLVDQGHDVHVAYQTSGNIAVYDEDVIRFADFATDYNQFLHEGEDTTSAAFRNIVETLKNKKPGEIDPPAVMKIKGLIRRGEAKATCRYVGIPDANAHFLDMPFYETGLVKKNPIGRADIDCVKNLLQELRPQQVFAAGDLSDPHGTHRVCLKAIFLALDELKHEDWMRDCRVWLYRGAWQEWDIDQIEMAIPLSPDELMRKRRGIFKHQSQKDAPMFPGADPREFWQRAEDRNRATANTYNNLGLPEYEAIEAFVKWDGRLI